The Acidicapsa acidisoli genome contains a region encoding:
- a CDS encoding DedA family protein: MTEHILASIVQFVIWTISSTGYAGVALLMGIESACIPLPSEIIMPFAGYLVSTGRFGGGDAWMGLIWVATAGAIGCNLGSVVAYWIGAWGGRPLVLRYGKYVLMSAHDLDRMHLFFEKYGSITVLLGRLLPVVRTFIAFPAGIARMPQLRFHIYTFVGSWPWCFALAYVGKQLGDRWNTDPRFHEWFHRFHLVVELLLVAGILWFVWTHWKKRGRELNAA, encoded by the coding sequence GTGACAGAACACATCCTTGCCAGCATTGTGCAGTTCGTCATCTGGACGATCTCTTCCACCGGGTACGCGGGTGTGGCCCTGCTGATGGGGATTGAGTCCGCGTGCATTCCCCTTCCATCGGAGATCATCATGCCGTTTGCCGGGTACCTGGTTTCAACCGGGCGATTTGGCGGGGGTGATGCGTGGATGGGCCTGATCTGGGTTGCTACGGCCGGCGCGATTGGCTGCAACCTTGGGTCGGTTGTCGCTTACTGGATTGGCGCGTGGGGCGGCAGGCCGCTGGTTTTGCGCTATGGCAAGTATGTTTTGATGAGCGCGCATGACCTGGACCGGATGCATTTGTTCTTCGAGAAATACGGATCGATCACGGTGCTGCTGGGCCGGTTGTTGCCGGTGGTGCGGACGTTTATTGCCTTTCCGGCGGGCATAGCGCGGATGCCGCAGCTTCGATTTCACATTTACACGTTTGTTGGGTCGTGGCCGTGGTGTTTTGCGCTGGCTTATGTGGGCAAGCAGCTTGGCGACCGATGGAATACCGATCCCAGGTTTCATGAGTGGTTTCACCGGTTCCACCTGGTTGTGGAACTTTTGCTGGTCGCCGGAATCCTATGGTTTGTCTGGACGCACTGGAAGAAACGCGGCCGGGAATTGAATGCAGCGTAA
- a CDS encoding GYD domain-containing protein: MPSYLLQLAYTAEAMAVMVKRPQNRAEAVKKPLEKLGGSMTGFWLAFGEYDAVGIIEMPDNLSAAAFAMALSAGGACRSLKTTPLIGIEEGLAAMEKAGTSGYKPATAKK, translated from the coding sequence ATGCCCAGTTACCTCTTGCAACTCGCCTACACCGCTGAAGCAATGGCCGTCATGGTCAAACGCCCGCAAAACCGCGCCGAAGCGGTGAAAAAGCCGCTTGAGAAACTCGGCGGTTCCATGACCGGATTCTGGCTCGCATTCGGCGAATACGACGCCGTAGGCATCATCGAAATGCCGGACAACCTGAGTGCCGCGGCCTTCGCCATGGCCCTATCGGCGGGCGGAGCTTGCAGGAGTCTGAAAACCACCCCTCTCATCGGCATTGAAGAGGGACTGGCCGCGATGGAGAAGGCCGGAACCAGCGGCTACAAACCCGCTACCGCAAAAAAATAA
- the hemQ gene encoding hydrogen peroxide-dependent heme synthase codes for MAESPAVPLTLEGSSLLHQVFRFNWKGWRALSAAEKERISAAAINSLKNLAQGPGEGSQTALFSLVGHKGDLMLIHVRDSVEALNRVELQLAHTELCDYLEQTYSYLSVVELGLYESSAKTYSALAARDIQPHSPEWNAAIKETLDRQAAAMTSRLHPAIPETTYACFYPMDRKRDEEVNWYTEPMAERQRMMHEHGMIGRRYADEVRQIITGSIGLDDWEWGVDLFANDPVVFKKLIYEMRFDEVSAKYALFGSFYVGTRLPAEKLTNWLSGTHA; via the coding sequence TTGGCTGAATCTCCCGCAGTTCCCCTCACTCTCGAAGGCTCTAGCCTGTTGCATCAGGTATTCCGCTTCAACTGGAAGGGCTGGCGTGCGCTCTCCGCCGCCGAAAAGGAGCGGATCAGTGCCGCCGCCATCAACTCACTCAAGAATCTGGCGCAAGGCCCCGGAGAAGGCTCTCAGACCGCGCTATTTTCACTCGTCGGTCACAAAGGCGACCTGATGCTGATACACGTGCGCGACTCCGTCGAAGCGCTGAACCGCGTGGAATTGCAGCTTGCCCATACCGAACTCTGCGACTACCTGGAACAAACCTATTCCTACCTATCCGTCGTCGAGCTGGGACTGTACGAATCCTCCGCGAAAACCTACAGCGCCCTCGCGGCGCGCGACATCCAGCCCCACTCGCCGGAATGGAACGCCGCGATCAAGGAAACCCTCGACCGGCAGGCCGCAGCCATGACCTCGCGCCTGCACCCGGCAATTCCGGAAACCACCTACGCCTGCTTCTACCCCATGGACCGCAAGCGCGATGAAGAGGTGAACTGGTACACCGAGCCCATGGCCGAGCGCCAGCGCATGATGCACGAGCACGGCATGATCGGCAGACGCTACGCGGACGAAGTCCGCCAGATCATCACCGGATCAATCGGACTGGATGATTGGGAATGGGGCGTAGACCTCTTCGCCAACGACCCCGTCGTCTTCAAGAAACTTATCTACGAGATGCGCTTCGACGAAGTCAGCGCCAAATACGCACTATTCGGCAGCTTCTACGTAGGCACCCGCCTTCCCGCCGAAAAGCTAACCAACTGGCTCTCCGGAACCCACGCGTAG